The stretch of DNA GCCCGCGTAATTCATGGGGTAGCCGCCGCTGCGTGGGACGTGGGAGCCTCCACCGCTGCCCTGCCCGTGGCCGATACATTGGTGCAGGCCAAAGAAGGGAACGACTGGGGAACCCTCATTCCCCGCGAGGGTCTCTGGGCCGTGCAAACGCCACAGGGCTTCCGCCGCGCAGCGCTGCTGGCCGCCCACGAATCTGCGCAACAAGAGGGCCACGCCGCCACCGACGACGCCGGACTGATTGCCCGCTTGGGACAACGTGTGGCCCTGATTCCCGGTGACGCCCGCCTGTTTAAGGTGACAACGCCGGGGGATCTGGCGCTGGCAGAAGCAGTGGCGGCGGTGTGGGACGGGAAAAGGCTGTAGGAAGCGGGGGTAGGTTTGGTGGAGAAAACCGACCAGCATTGCCTGCATCCCCCAACCTACTTCCCTTGCTGTGCCAGCCGCAAAAAGTAGGCGCTGCTCTTGTCGTTCGGGTCAAGCTGCACGGCCTGTGCATAGGCCTCTGCCGCGCCGACAAAGTTGCGGGCTTCGTAGCGGGTGCGGCCCAGCCAGGCCCACGCTTTGGCGTACCTGGGACTGAGGGTGGTGGCCCCCAGAAATCCCGCCTCAGCCGCCGTTTTATCGCCTGCGGTGTAGCGGGCATAGGCCGCGCGGAAAGCCTGCACTGCTTTCAGGCCCACACTCACGCCTTCCTGCGCCACCGAGAGGTTGTAACGGTCCGCGGCGGTGGCATTGGGCAGAGCCGCCGCGCCCGTGTAGGCCGCCAACGCCGCCTGCGCGTCTCCGAGTTCCAGGGCCAGTTTGCCCGACTCGCGCCAGGCTTCGGCAAAGTTGGGGGCGGCGGCGGCGGCCTGCTGAAATCCGGCCAAGGCTTGGGCTTTACGGCCCGCGTCCAGTTCCCCGTAAGCGCGGCTAAAAGCACGTGTGGCCGCGGGGCCATATCGTCCGGCACTCTGCGCCAGCGCCCGGAAATAGTTCAGGGTTTTATCGGCGGGCTGAAGTACCAACGCCCGGTCATAGAGGGTCTGGGCCTGGGCATAATTCCCCGCTTCCAGCGCCGTGCGTGCGGCCCAGGTGGTGCAGGGCACGCTGGCCGGGTCTAGCTTCAGGCAGTTGGCAAAAAAGGCCGCCGCCTGACTGGGCTGATTGCGCGTGTAGGCCGAGTATCCGAGGTTGTACTGCACGGTGGCAGCACTGGCCGTCTCTGCCGCTCCGGCCCCGTTCGGCGCGGCCCGGAAGTACGCTTCCCAGCCCAGTTCGGCCTGACGCCAGAAGCCCACTTCGGTATAGATTTGGGCACGCAGACGCAAATAGTCCGGGTTGTTTGGCGCGGCGGCCACTGCGCGTTCGGCGGCAGCGGCGGCCCGTTTCCAGAGGTCTTGGTCGATGCTGGCGCTGCCCCTGGGATAAGTGGCGCGTGCTTTGGCTACCAGATCGCTGGCTTCTGCCGCAGCCTGGGCCGCCGTTTGAGTCGGTTGGGAAGTGCTGGATTGGGTTGCAGTGGGCGTGGCGGTTTGGGCCTGTGCGCCGCCGAGCAGCAGGGCAGTCAGAATCAGTGTGGTTCGGGTAGGGGTCATGGGTTCTCCTGCGTAACGTTGAGGGGATGAGGATGAAAGTCGGGTCAGCACTGTTTTAGTCAGCATAGGCAGCGCAGATGAGGCCGCCCATGCTTCAGCTTCAGGCGGCCTTGGGGTTGTGGTGGAATTGCGGTCAGGATTGCCGGGCCTTGGGGGTGTTGGTCTTCTCCCACGTTGGACTCCCCCAGGCCCCGCCCCCAACGGGGTCAGGAGAGTTTGTCGCTGCGCTCGGCAGGATTGATCTTGTTGCGCCCAGACTCGGCTGGCTCGTTCATCTGAAGCAGAATCGCCAGTCGTCTTTGAGATGGAATTGGCCCGCGCATTGCACGCACGACGGCCTCACACGTAGAGGGGCGGGGACGATGTGAGGGGGCGGTTGTTGCCCTTCTGCCCTTCCTTAAACCCTCAGACCTGCCCCCTAAACTGTTAGACATTGCCCTGTCAAAGGCCGTCCAGCAGCCCCAAAAACGCCCGCAAGATTTCTGGGTCAAAATGCGTACCCACGCCCTCTTCCAACATGGCTCTGGCCTGAAGCAACGAGAAGGCGGGGCGGTAAGGACGGTCATGCGTCAGGGCATCGTACACGTCTACTACGGCAAAGATTCGGGCCAGCAGTGGAATTTGAGTGCCGCACAGCCGGTCTGGGTAGCCGCTGCCGTCCCAGCGTTCGTGGTGAGAGCGCACGATCGCCAGCGCCCCGGCGGGCAGGGTGGGCAGGCGGCGGGCCAGCGCCTCACCCATGACGGTGTGGGTACAAATCAGGGCACGTTCTTCGGGCGACAGGGGGCCGGGTTTTAGCAGCACGCCGTCTGGCACGCTCAGTTTGCCCAGGTCGTGCAGATACGCGCCCTGGCGCAGGGCATCCTGATTGGCGGCGCTCAGGTTCAGGGCCGCGCCGAGGCGTTCGGCCAACGCCACCGTGCGTTCGGTGTGGCCCTGCGTCTCGAAGTCGCGGGCTTCCAGCGCCATTCCCAGCGCCAGCATCGCGCCTTCGCGGGACTCGGCGGCGCGGCGTTCCTCGTGGGCACGTTCCAGCGCCAGCGTTCCAGCATTGGCAAAAGCGGCCAACAGTGCACGGTCCTGGGGGGTAAAACCCGGCGAGATGCGGCCCAAGGTCAGCACGCCCAACACTTGCCGGTCTTGGGTCAGCAGCGGCGCAAACATCACGTCCTGATCGGGGGCATTGCCCACCCGCACGGCGTAGGAAGGCAAGTCTGATGCGGGAATGTGGAGCACGGCGCGGCCCAAGTACCTGGCCCGCTCGCCAGCCGCGACCGCAGCCGTTTCCGTCGCCAGGCGCTCGGCCTGCTCTATGGCCTGCCAGGACAGTCCCGCGCCGCGCCGCAGCACCCAGCCCAGCGCTGTTGCTCCCGGATCGGTGAATTGTTCTCTGGACACGGTGGTAATGGTCAGGGTATCGGCCTGGGGGTCGAAGCGCAGGAAATAGGCGTAGCGGGCAGCCATCAGTTCCACCACGCCCAGCGTCAACGCTTCCTCTACCTGCGGCGGCGTGCGGGCCACCAACAGGGCCGCGTTCAGCTCCAGCAACGCACTCAGGGCCGCGTGTTCAGCAGCGGCAGACGGCGGCACCTCGTAGGCATCCGCATTCACTGGGGTTCTTCCTGAAGAGAAATTGGACGTCATTGGGAGTGACCTCTGCCTTGAATCCACTCACAGAACTCTTTTGGCTCCACCTGCCCACACGTAAAACCAGGCAGAACAAGCCGCTGCATAAGCCTGAGCTTGGCAGAAATGCTACAGATTGAATGCGAGAAATTTGGTGTACAGCACGGTTTACCCCCCATTGATGAGCAGTTGTCCGGACATGGTGGCCAAACCATTAACCTATCAAATCAGCTTCCGGTCAGAATGGCCTGGACTGCGGCATCGGCCAGAGCTTCCAGCGTGGCTTCGTGCGCTACCGTGACGTGCAGAAATCCGGCAGCACGGGCGGCATCGGCGGTTTGTGGCCCCATCGCCGCCACCCGGAAGTCGGTGCCCGCTACCTCTGCCAGAAACCGCGCCGCACTGCCCGAGGCCAGCGTGACCACATCGGCCCGGAGTAAGGCTTGCTGCGCTCTGGGCGTCAGCGGGGCGGGTTCGGTGCGGTACAGCTCGGCCCGCGTGTAGCTCAGGCCGCGTGCTTCCAGGGCGTGCTGCAGGTCGGCTTCGGCCAGGTGCGAGGTCAGATGCAGGGCGGTTTCTCCGGCTTGGGTCGGCAATTCTGCGCCCAGATGACGCGCCCCCGGCGTACTGGGCACGAAATCGGCCCGGATGCCCCGCAAGACCAACGCCCGCGCCGTGCTGGGGCCAACCGCCGCCACGCGCACGCCCGCCAGATGCCGTCCGTCCAGCCCCAACTGCTCCAGGTGTTCAAACAAGGCCGACACCGCCTGATTGCTGGTCAGCAGCAGCCACGACACGCCCGACAGGTCGCGCAGTTGGGCGTGCAGACCTCCTTCATCGGCAGTGTCGGCAAAACGGATCAGCGGCACTTCCAGCACGCTGGCCCCGCGTGCCCGCAATACACCGCTCAGGGCACTGGCCCCTTCCCGCGTGCGCGTGACCACCACTTGCCGCCCGGCCAGTGGGCGCTCTGAATGTTCAGTTTCGGCAGGCGGCGTGAACCAGTTCAGGCTGTCCCGCAGGCGCACCACCTCACCCACCACGGTCACGGCAGGGGCTTCCAGTCCAGCGGCCTTCACCTCGGCGGCAATGGTCGCCAGCGTGCCCACCGCCACTCGCTGCCGGGACGTGGTTCCCCACTGCACGGTGGCAGCGGGCGTTTCGGGGGGGCGGCCCGCAGCGATCAGGTCAGCAGCAATCTGATCCAGATTCCGCACACCCATCAGCAGCACCAGCGTATCGGCCCCCGACAGGGTGGCGTAGTGTGCCCCGCCTTCCTGGGTATTGCCCGTCAGCACGGCAAAACTGCGGGCCACTTCTCGGTGCGTGACCGGAATGCCCGCGTAGGCCGGGGCCGCGATAGAGCTGCTGATGCCCGGCACGATCTCGAAGGGCACGCCCGCCCGTGCACAGGCTTCGGCTTCCTCGCCGCCGCGCCCAAACACGAACACGTCGCCGCCCTTCAGCCGCGCCACCCGTTGCCCGCCGTTTGCCTGCGCCTGCGCCACGATCAGGGCATTGATCTGCTCCTGACTGATGTACTCCGAAAAGCCCTTTTTACCCACGTAGATGGTGTGGGCGTGCGGTGCGTAGTTCAGCAACTCCGGGTTGGCGAGGTAGTCGAACAGCACCACATCGGCGTCCTGCAACGCCTGCATGCCCCGGATGGTCAGCAGCCCCGGATCGCCCGGCCCGGCCCCGATCAGGGACACGAAGGCGCGGGCGGAAGCAGCGGGAGCGGGAGCAGTCATATCCCTACAGGCTAAAGGAGTGGGGGCGGGACAAATGCGGGGTGGGGCGGGCCTGCTCTATCTCCACTTATTCCGCTTACTTCTTCTGCGCTTCCTTCGCCTTCTGCCAGCCATACGCCCGCACGGCGTCTACCGCGAACCACACGGCCAGAATCAGGCCAATCGCGCCCGTGACCCAGCTTTCAGCACGCAGGGCAAAGAAGGCTGCTATCGCGCAAGCGAGCGCCAGCAGCACACTGAACAGCAACACAAGGTGGGGCGGCACGCGGCGTCCGAACATGGGGACAGCGTACCGCGCCAACTGTCACGGTGCTCTGTCTGGCTAGGGCAGCAGCCCTCTGGTGGCTGAGAGATTCCTGACCGTTCGGCCCCGCCCGCCGTGCCAAACTGACGCGAAAGATGCCTGACTTTGACGTAATCGTGATGGGAGCCGGACACAATGCGCTGGTGACGGCGGCGTATGCGGCCAAAGCGGGCCTGCGCGTGGGCGTGTTCGAGCGGCGGCATATCGTGGGCGGGGCCGTGAGTACCGAAGAACTGGTGCCCGGCTACCAGTTCGACTACGGCGGCAGCGCCCACATCCTGATTCGCATGACGCCCGTGGTGCGCGAGCTGGAGCTGACCCGCCACGGGCTGCATTACCTCGAAGTTGACCCGATGTTTCACGCCTCGGATGGAGAAACGCCGTGGTTTATTCACCGCGACCCCGAACGCACGGCGCGGGAACTGGAGAATCTGTTTCCGGGACAGGGCGAGGCCTACAGCCACTTTTTAGAGGAATGGACGCCCTTTGCCCGCTCCGTGGCCGACCTGTTCAACTCTGCGCCGGGGCCGCTGGACATGGGCAAGATGATGGTCAGCAGCGGCAAGGGGCGCGACTGGCAGGCGCAGCTCTCGCGGATTCTGCGGCCCTACGGCGATGTGGCCGCCGAATACTTCACGGAGGAGCGGGTGCGTGCGCCGCTGGTGTGGATGGCCGCCCAGAGTGGCCCGCCGCCGACTGACCCCCTCAGTGCGCCCTTTTTACTGTGGCACCCGCTGTATCACGAGGGCGGCGTAGCCCGGCCCAAAGGCGGCAGCGGTGGCCTGACCAAAGCGCTGCGACGGGCCATCGAAGCCGAGGGCGGTCAGGTGTTCGTGAACGCTCCCGTGAAGCGGATCGTGGTGAAGGGCGGCAAAGCGCAGGGCATTGAGCTGGAAAACGGCGATATGTACACGGCCAACGCGGTGGTGTCGGGCGCGCACATTCTGACCACCGCCGCCGCCCTGCCCGACGAACACGTTCCCGCAGCGGCGCGGCAGGTGCGCGTGGGCAACGGCTTCGGCATGGTGCTGCGCCTCGCCCTCAGCGAGAAGGTGAAATACCGCAACCACACCGAACCCGACAGCCGCGTGGGGCTGGGCCTGCTCATCAAAAACCAGCAGCAACTGATGAAGGGCTACGGCGAATATCTGGCCGGAGAACCCACCACCGATCCGCCGCTGATCGCCATGAGTTTTAGCGCTGTGGACGACAGTTTAGCCCCTCCGGGCGGCGAGGCGTTGTGGCTGTGGGCGCAGTATTACCCCTACCAACTGTCCAGCGGTAGCTGGGAAACGCGCACCGCCGAGGCCCGCGAGAACATTCTGAACGCCTTCGAGCATTACGCGCCCGGCACCCGCGACACCATCGTGGGCGAGCTGGTGCAGACCCCGCAGTGGCTGGAAACCAACCTGGGCCTGCACCGGGGCAACGTGATGCATCTGGAAATGAGCTTTGACCAGATGTTCTCGTTCAGGCCGTGGATGCAGGCCAGCCAGTACCGCTGGCCGGGCGTGAAGGGGCTGTATCTGACCGGAGCCAGCACCCATCCGGGCGGCGGCATTATGGGCGCGTCGGGGCGCAATGCCGCCCGCATCGTGGTCAAGGATCTGACGCAGCGCAAATGGCAGAACCTGGGAGCGAGGTTGTCCTCAAAATGACCCCGCTGCTTCGGCGCGGACTGCTTGCTTTTGCCGCACTGGGCGTGGCTTTTGCCGGGGCGCTGGCAGTCATGGCCGGATACGTGGGCGGCTGGGCGGGCATTGCACTGGGCGTGCCACTGGCGGGCGTGCTGGCATTGGCAGGCGATCAGTTGGGGCCAACGTTTGGGCCGACATTGCGAACCCGTGCCGCTGAACTGGCCGCTCAAACTCGCCCGTGGATGGCCTTCCTCGCCCTCTACGTGCTGCTGAAAGTGCCGGTTCCACTGTGGCCCGAAGGCTTTTCTTTGTTGGGCCTGCTGAGTACCGGGGCGCTGTTTATTTCGGCGTTGCTGTACGTGCAGGAGAAGGAAAACGCGGCCAAAGCAGTGGCAATGGCAGCGCTGGCCTTCGCGGTGGGCCTCGGCGTGGAGGTGCTGGGCAGCCGCACCGGGGTTCCGTTCGGGGTGTATTCCTACGCCACTGCGCCTGCGCCCACGCTGCTGACGGTGCCGCTGATCGTGCCGCTGGGCTGGTTCGCTTTTACGCTGGCGGGAACGTTGCTGGCTGGAGGCCGTCCCTGGCTGGCGGGGGTGCTGCTGGCCCTCTGGGACGTGGGACTTGAGCCGCTGATGACCGCGCAGCGTTACTGGCTCTGGAACGATCCCGCGCCCGTGTGGGCCGGAGCGCCCATTCAGAATTTCATCGGCTGGTGGGCAGTGGGTACGGGGATCGCCTGGGGATTTACGCGCATCGCCCCTGCACTGTTCCGCCGGCAGGAACACAAATCCACGTTTGGCCTCGCCTACCCCATCGAAACCTTCTTTTTGCCGGGTGGCCTGGTGCTGGTGGGCAGGTATCTGGAGGCCGGCGTGACGTTGCTGGCGATGCTGCTGGGGTTGGGTTTGGCCCGTTTACTGCGGCAAGAGGGCAGGCAGGCGGCGGGCGGGCAGCGTGCCTGAGCGGGAAACCCATGCTTGGGCGACGTGGATGGTCAGGCACAGTATTAGGCGCAGCGTGCAGGGCCAGTTGGCGGGGGTGTGGGTGCGCGGCACTCTTCCTGCTTTTGGCCCCACAGGCGGTGCGGTGCTGGCTCCCAACCATCATTCTTGGTGGGACGGGTATGTCGTGCTTGAAGTGGCGGCGTGGGCTGGGGCAGACTTCCGGGTACTCATGACAGCGCATCAATTGGGCCGGTTTCCTTTTCTGCGGCGGGCGGGGGCGTTGGCCGCCGGGCAAGTGCGGGAGGCCGCCCGCTTTGCCCGCGCCGGAAGCTGGATGGTGGTGTTCCCCGAAGGCGCGGTTCGGCCCGCTGGCCCGCTGCAAGACGTCCGGGCAGGCGCGGCGTGGGTGGCCCGCACCGCCCGCGTGCCGCTGGTTCCAGTGGCCCTGCGCGTGCTGATGCGCGGCGGCCAGCAGCCCGAAGCCTACCTGCGCTTCGGCTCGCCTGTTTCCGAAGCGTTGTTGCCCCAAGCGATGATGCGGGAATTGGCCCTGCTGGACGCCGAACTGGCCGACGCTGACCCCGAACAACCCTTGGCCGGATACCTGCGCGTGTGTGGGCGGCGCGTGACCCCGGACGATCCGGTGAGCCTGCCTGCGCGGATGCTGACGCTGATCACAGGTGACCGATGAAGGCTGCCCATTCAAAGCGGGACTGGGCGCGGGTTTATCGTTCGGTAGCCCTGGGATTCATCGTGAGCAAACTGGTGGTGATGGCGGTCAATGCCGTGACCTTTCCGCGCCTGCGGCCCCGATCCCTGCCTGCGGGCGGCCCCCGCGTCTCTATTCTGATTCCGGCACGCAACGAGGCCCACAACCTGCCGCGCACGCTGCCCGGTGTGGTGGCGCAGGGCGCACACGAAGTCCTGATTCTGGATGACCACAGCACCGACGGCACGGGCGAACTGGCGTGCCGACTGGGGGCGCGGGTCATTCGGGGCGAGGATTTGCCGGAAGGCTGGTTCGGCAAACCCTGGGCCTGCGACCAACTGGCCCGCGCTGCCACGGGCGACATCCTGATTTTTACCGACGCCGACGTGACCTGGGGGCCGGGGGCGCTGGGCGCGGTGGTGCATCAACTGGAAGCCAGCGGGGCCGACCTGCTCAGTGCCCTGCCCAAGCAGGACAACCAGACGCCCGGCGAGCGCCTGCTGACGCCGTTGGTGGATCTGGTGGTGCTGTCGTATCTGCCCTACCCGGTGCT from Deinococcus sp. QL22 encodes:
- the ispD gene encoding 2-C-methyl-D-erythritol 4-phosphate cytidylyltransferase, with the translated sequence MTEQEHRPKIAALIPAAGSGTRLGRGPKAFVEVGGISLLARSVACLHPYVDEVLVALPTGMSLPDGIQARAIVGGDTRQASVLALLQATDADVVLIHDAARPFLPARVIHGVAAAAWDVGASTAALPVADTLVQAKEGNDWGTLIPREGLWAVQTPQGFRRAALLAAHESAQQEGHAATDDAGLIARLGQRVALIPGDARLFKVTTPGDLALAEAVAAVWDGKRL
- a CDS encoding tetratricopeptide repeat protein, giving the protein MTPTRTTLILTALLLGGAQAQTATPTATQSSTSQPTQTAAQAAAEASDLVAKARATYPRGSASIDQDLWKRAAAAAERAVAAAPNNPDYLRLRAQIYTEVGFWRQAELGWEAYFRAAPNGAGAAETASAATVQYNLGYSAYTRNQPSQAAAFFANCLKLDPASVPCTTWAARTALEAGNYAQAQTLYDRALVLQPADKTLNYFRALAQSAGRYGPAATRAFSRAYGELDAGRKAQALAGFQQAAAAAPNFAEAWRESGKLALELGDAQAALAAYTGAAALPNATAADRYNLSVAQEGVSVGLKAVQAFRAAYARYTAGDKTAAEAGFLGATTLSPRYAKAWAWLGRTRYEARNFVGAAEAYAQAVQLDPNDKSSAYFLRLAQQGK
- a CDS encoding HD-GYP domain-containing protein; this encodes MNADAYEVPPSAAAEHAALSALLELNAALLVARTPPQVEEALTLGVVELMAARYAYFLRFDPQADTLTITTVSREQFTDPGATALGWVLRRGAGLSWQAIEQAERLATETAAVAAGERARYLGRAVLHIPASDLPSYAVRVGNAPDQDVMFAPLLTQDRQVLGVLTLGRISPGFTPQDRALLAAFANAGTLALERAHEERRAAESREGAMLALGMALEARDFETQGHTERTVALAERLGAALNLSAANQDALRQGAYLHDLGKLSVPDGVLLKPGPLSPEERALICTHTVMGEALARRLPTLPAGALAIVRSHHERWDGSGYPDRLCGTQIPLLARIFAVVDVYDALTHDRPYRPAFSLLQARAMLEEGVGTHFDPEILRAFLGLLDGL
- the cobA gene encoding uroporphyrinogen-III C-methyltransferase, which encodes MTAPAPAASARAFVSLIGAGPGDPGLLTIRGMQALQDADVVLFDYLANPELLNYAPHAHTIYVGKKGFSEYISQEQINALIVAQAQANGGQRVARLKGGDVFVFGRGGEEAEACARAGVPFEIVPGISSSIAAPAYAGIPVTHREVARSFAVLTGNTQEGGAHYATLSGADTLVLLMGVRNLDQIAADLIAAGRPPETPAATVQWGTTSRQRVAVGTLATIAAEVKAAGLEAPAVTVVGEVVRLRDSLNWFTPPAETEHSERPLAGRQVVVTRTREGASALSGVLRARGASVLEVPLIRFADTADEGGLHAQLRDLSGVSWLLLTSNQAVSALFEHLEQLGLDGRHLAGVRVAAVGPSTARALVLRGIRADFVPSTPGARHLGAELPTQAGETALHLTSHLAEADLQHALEARGLSYTRAELYRTEPAPLTPRAQQALLRADVVTLASGSAARFLAEVAGTDFRVAAMGPQTADAARAAGFLHVTVAHEATLEALADAAVQAILTGS
- a CDS encoding NAD(P)/FAD-dependent oxidoreductase, coding for MPDFDVIVMGAGHNALVTAAYAAKAGLRVGVFERRHIVGGAVSTEELVPGYQFDYGGSAHILIRMTPVVRELELTRHGLHYLEVDPMFHASDGETPWFIHRDPERTARELENLFPGQGEAYSHFLEEWTPFARSVADLFNSAPGPLDMGKMMVSSGKGRDWQAQLSRILRPYGDVAAEYFTEERVRAPLVWMAAQSGPPPTDPLSAPFLLWHPLYHEGGVARPKGGSGGLTKALRRAIEAEGGQVFVNAPVKRIVVKGGKAQGIELENGDMYTANAVVSGAHILTTAAALPDEHVPAAARQVRVGNGFGMVLRLALSEKVKYRNHTEPDSRVGLGLLIKNQQQLMKGYGEYLAGEPTTDPPLIAMSFSAVDDSLAPPGGEALWLWAQYYPYQLSSGSWETRTAEARENILNAFEHYAPGTRDTIVGELVQTPQWLETNLGLHRGNVMHLEMSFDQMFSFRPWMQASQYRWPGVKGLYLTGASTHPGGGIMGASGRNAARIVVKDLTQRKWQNLGARLSSK
- a CDS encoding carotenoid biosynthesis protein; this translates as MTPLLRRGLLAFAALGVAFAGALAVMAGYVGGWAGIALGVPLAGVLALAGDQLGPTFGPTLRTRAAELAAQTRPWMAFLALYVLLKVPVPLWPEGFSLLGLLSTGALFISALLYVQEKENAAKAVAMAALAFAVGLGVEVLGSRTGVPFGVYSYATAPAPTLLTVPLIVPLGWFAFTLAGTLLAGGRPWLAGVLLALWDVGLEPLMTAQRYWLWNDPAPVWAGAPIQNFIGWWAVGTGIAWGFTRIAPALFRRQEHKSTFGLAYPIETFFLPGGLVLVGRYLEAGVTLLAMLLGLGLARLLRQEGRQAAGGQRA
- a CDS encoding lysophospholipid acyltransferase family protein, whose translation is MPERETHAWATWMVRHSIRRSVQGQLAGVWVRGTLPAFGPTGGAVLAPNHHSWWDGYVVLEVAAWAGADFRVLMTAHQLGRFPFLRRAGALAAGQVREAARFARAGSWMVVFPEGAVRPAGPLQDVRAGAAWVARTARVPLVPVALRVLMRGGQQPEAYLRFGSPVSEALLPQAMMRELALLDAELADADPEQPLAGYLRVCGRRVTPDDPVSLPARMLTLITGDR
- a CDS encoding glycosyltransferase family 2 protein; its protein translation is MKAAHSKRDWARVYRSVALGFIVSKLVVMAVNAVTFPRLRPRSLPAGGPRVSILIPARNEAHNLPRTLPGVVAQGAHEVLILDDHSTDGTGELACRLGARVIRGEDLPEGWFGKPWACDQLARAATGDILIFTDADVTWGPGALGAVVHQLEASGADLLSALPKQDNQTPGERLLTPLVDLVVLSYLPYPVLSLPFPAASAANGQLMAFRRDTFERAGGYRLVKNEVLEDTLLASRLKAQGGRLAMALGGDCIGVRMYSSYPESVRGFGKNSLPLHLNSRALMTVALAGHLAVYTLPWLLPSSSSGLAALRLLRFAGLLERPLTNLLTGRRKPADLAEGLLGPVTPLLAVPVYLRAMRRRVTWKGRAYRQ